The following is a genomic window from Enterobacteriaceae endosymbiont of Plateumaris consimilis.
TTATGATTATCAATTAAATCATAATTTTCCTATTTGTAAGTGGGATATTCCATTACCAGTAATCATTACACCATCTAAAATATGGTTATAATATATAATAAAATTTTTTATTAAATATTGTTTAAAATTAAATTTATTATAATTTATAAAAAAATTATATTAGTTACTAATTACTTATAGTAATTAGTAGCCAAGATCATTGATCTGTGCTATTTATTAAATTTTATAATAATTATATTTCTAAATAATAATTTTATAATTATTATATACATTTAAATATATAAATTATTTAAAATAATAAATTAATTAAAAATTAGGAAAAAATAATGTTTCAAAAAGAAATTATTATTAATAATACTCATGGTTTGCATATTCGTCCAGCAGCCCTCTTTGTAAAAGAAGCTAAAACTTTTATATCTGATATAACAATTACATCTAATGGAAAAACAGTTAATGCTAAAAGTTTATTTAAAATACAAACTTTAGGTATGACTAAAGGAACTTCAATTATTTTGACAGCTTGTGGACAAGATGAAAAAAAAGCAATAGAACATTTAGTAAAAATTATTGAAAAATTATAATATATGTATAAATGTAAATAATTTAAGATAAAATTATCCTAGAGTATTAATAGAATAATTATAATAAAATAATTTTACTAATATTTATTAGATAATAAAATTTATATTTTAATAATATATTATTGAAATTAATAATATTTGATATAAAATCATTAGA
Proteins encoded in this region:
- a CDS encoding HPr family phosphocarrier protein gives rise to the protein MFQKEIIINNTHGLHIRPAALFVKEAKTFISDITITSNGKTVNAKSLFKIQTLGMTKGTSIILTACGQDEKKAIEHLVKIIEKL